Proteins co-encoded in one Brassica oleracea var. oleracea cultivar TO1000 chromosome C4, BOL, whole genome shotgun sequence genomic window:
- the LOC106337604 gene encoding uncharacterized protein LOC106337604 — protein sequence MVMMTTKMASDWGTWEELLLGGAVLRHGTGDWTVVSEELRSHSLSDIFTPEICKAKYKNLRERYLGCKAWFEELKKKRVAELKAALLRSEDSIGSLESKLQSLKSESNEECHQNNYYDSSRTLSLEPPSPKSEGGGECTSKDTSKDMSSVGSFTQQELTTTNWSPQAKSEAAKEQDKKMNLLHRDIFESMYGIGVRGQVLPSMRKKRGKRKRKDCSAGKDVTEESDMLDSSTVDIAKEGASTSSTSIQSRGHGLALPEELMKIYNTIIHNECALVFRRRLDSQKRARYKKLVRRHMDLDTIKSRINGRLISSAKELFMDILLVANNAAIFYSTNTREHKSAVCLRDIVTKSLRHYLTEDHHPPPPHRSSSITTSTKVPVPPSTSKSPAVRTSVGVKKPRTGAHPLKKAEQDIVKTASSSGKKMIVPVAGKKVTAVERRRGRDGNKQVDRGLDSPALTGRKRTRVR from the exons ATGGTTATGATGACGACAAAGATGGCGAGTGATTGGGGAACATGGGAAGAGCTTCTACTCGGCGGTGCCGTTCTACGTCACGGAACCGGCGACTGGACCGTCGTCTCCGAAGAACTCCGTTCTCATTCTCTCTCCGATATTTTTACACCTGAG ATATGTAAAGCCAAGTACAAGAACTTGCGAGAACGTTATTTGGGATGCAA AGCTTGGTTTGAAGAGCTTAAAAAGAAACGAGTAGCTGAGCTTAAGGCTGCTTTACTTAGATCCGAAGACTCCATTGG GTCGTTGGAATCAAAGCTTCAAAGTCTGAAATCAGAAAGCAATGAAGAATGTCATCAAAACAATTATTATGATTCAAGCCGAACGTTATCACTCGAACCACCCTCTCCAAAATCCGAAGGCGGAGGAGAATGCACAAGCAAAGATACATCCAAAGACATGTCATCAGTTGGTAGTTTCACACAGCAAGAGCTCACTACAACAAACTGGTCACCACAAGCCAAGTCAGAAGCAGCAAAAGAGCAAGATAAGAAGATGAATCTGTTACACCGAGACATTTTTGAGTCCATGTATGGTATAGGAGTAAGAGGACAAGTGCTTCCGAGTATGAGGAAGAAACGAGGCAAGCGAAAACGAAAAGATTGCAGCGCCGGTAAAGATGTTACGGAAGAAAGCGATATGTTGGATTCTTCTACCGTTGATATTGCTAAGGAAGGTGCTTCTACTAGCAGCACCAGCATTCAAAGCCGAGGCCATGGTTTGGCTTTACCTGAAGAGCTTATGAAGATATACAACACTATCATACATAACGAATGTGCTCTTGTCTTCCGGAGACGGCTTGATAGTCAG AAAAGGGCAAGATATAAGAAACTGGTACGGAGGCATATGGATTTAGACACTATAAAGTCAAGAATCAACGGTCGTTTGATATCTTCAGCTAAAGAGCTGTTTATGGACATTCTTTTGGTGGCGAACAATGCAGCCATTTTTTACTCTACGAACACTCGTGAGCACAAATCTGCAGTATGTCTTAGAGACATTGTCACAAAGTCTCTCAGACACTATTTGACCGAAGACCATCATCCTCCCCCTCCTCATCGCAGCAGCAGCATTACTACAAGCACAAAGGTTCCAGTTCCCCCTTCGACATCTAAATCTCCTGCTGTCCGAACGAGCGTGGGAGTTAAAAAACCAAGAACAGGGGCGCACCCTCTTAAAAAGGCTGAGCAGGATATAGTGAAGACGGCTTCAAGCAGTGGTAAAAAAATGATTGTACCGGTGGCTGGTAAGAAAGTTACAGCGGTAGAGAGAAGAAGAGGAAGAGATGGTAATAAACAAGTGGATCGTGGACTCGATTCTCCTGCATTGACGGGGAGAAAGCGGACTAGGGTGAGATGA